The window CGAGGCCATCACGACCGCCCGGGCATGCGGCGCTTCGGGGGAGATCATGGTGCGAGCGGACTCGGCGTTCTACGCCAAGACGGTGATCAGCGGCTGCCGGCGTCGTGGCGTGCGGTTCTCGGTCACCTGCCGCATCGACCCGAAGATCCGCGCCGCGTGCGACGGCATCGCCGCCGACCAGTGGGTCGACATCACCTATCCGCAGGCCGTCTGGGACGAAGACGCCGGCCGGTGGATCTCCGACGCGCAGATCGCCGAAACCACGTACACCGCGTTCGCCGGCACCCGACACGAGGCGACCGCCCGGCTGATCGTGCGCCGCGTCCGCCGCGACGACCCGCAACAGATCCCCGGCCAGGACGAACTCCTGCCGACCTACCGGTACCACGCCGTGTTCACCGACAGCCCGTACACCCTCGTCCAGGCCGAAGCCCAGCACCGGCAACACGCGATCATCGAGCACGTCAACGCCGACCTGATCACCGGGCCCCTCGCCCACCTGCCCTCCGGACACTTCAGCGCCAACGACGCCTGGCTGACCTGCGCCGCGATCACGCACAACCTCACCCGCGCCGCCGGACACCTCGCCGCGGGCACCTGGTCGACCGCCAGACCCGCCACCATCCGGACCCGGATCATCACCGTCGCGGCCCGCCTCGCCCACCGGGCCCGCACCATCCACCTACACCTGCCCGAGTACTGGCCCTGGCAGGCGGCGTTCGACAACCTGTTCACCGCCGTCCAGCCGGCACCCGGCTGACCACACCCCACCAGCCGAAACCAGGCGGCCCGACCACAGGCCACAATCCCCGTTCCACCTCGAACCCTCACCCTCGGAGCAAGCCGATCACGTGATCGGCGACTCCCTCACGCCCGCCCCACCACCCCAATACAGAAATGTTCAACCAACATTTAGCGGCAACCGCGTCGGTGGATCGAGGCTGAGTACCTCGATCGCGTCGCGCATCGCGTACTCCTACGGCTACGACGCCAAAGACCCCTCGGAGCAAGCTTTTATCGAACGCCTGGTGCACCGGTCCTTCATGGCACAGGCGGCCAAGGTGGGGCCGCTGCGCGACACCGCACGAGCGGCCAGCGCTCTGAAGGGACGCGTGAATTGGTCAGCCAAGCTCCGCGCGGACCATCGCCTCGTGATCGCCCTTGAGAAGTTGCTGCAGCATTTGGGTCCGGCTGGTGCCAGGGTCCCAGTTCAAAACGTCGCCAAGGCCGTGCCCGTCGTGGGCGTCCTCATCGGTGCAGGGGTGAATTCCACAGTCCTCGGCGGCGTGGCCGCCGATGCCCAGCGGTACTGCCAAACCCGTTTCCTGTGTGACAAGTATGGACTGCCGATGCCGACCGCACTGGCCACCTATCAGACCGAGACCGACGCCCTGTAAACCGTAGATGAGCTCGAATTGGCAAGACAGCAGAGATCCAAGCACGCCTACAGGACTACTCTAAAGAACTACGCAACCCGGTCCGATCAGTAGCTCGGCACCGCCATCAGAGTCGACTTGCGGTATCGACAGCGCTGGCGAGGATGGCATCGATATCGTCACTGCTAGCCCGACCTTCACCGAGCACATGCATGATAGTTAGGCTCTGGATCTTACCGGCCATCTCAGGATCGAAGTCGGACTCGACATCGGGGTCGAGTGCCGCCTTCACCAGGCGTTCCGCAGCGTTTGCGTCGATCTCGCGCGGATCTACCGGAGCAGCCGCGCGCAACTCGGCAACGAACTGCACGATGTCGGCTTCACTAGCAACCTCCGATAGGCGATGGTTGACGGCGTAGTAGAAGACGATGCCCATCAGGGTGGAGAAGTCACCCCAGCCCTTGGTGTTCAGCTGGGCTTCCAGGCGATCGTTCTCGGCGTAGTCACCCTTCAGCATCGTGCGAAAATATTCGACCAAGTCAGGCTCAATCTTCATAATTTACTTCCCTTCACGGCGTTTCTTGTATTTTTTCCACATTTCGCGACCCACTACGGCAGTGGCACCGGCAGCCATGATCACGGCAGTCACCGGATTGTCCACACTCGGGCGATCAGCAGGGATCGGCTCCGGCGCTACCGTCGTAGCACTCTCCGACCCCGGCTGGATCTTGAACAGGTCGAGAATTTCTTTCCCCGTCTGCATCGTCTTTTCCGCGTTCTGCAGGTGTTCCTCAGCGGAGTCGGCCTTCTGCACGAAGCGACGCGCGAACCGGTCGGCCCTGCTGCCCGCCCCCTCGGCCTCTGCCACAAGACGTTCACCTGAGACATCGATTTTGGGGTCAGACGGAGGCGCCACGCCTGGAGCAATATGGTTGACGTAGTTGACGATATGATCGCAGATATCGTTCAGGATGCCAGCGACCCGATCGGCTTTCGCCCCAGCGATCTGCGCCTCGGCGATAGCGGTCTTGATGGACTGATCGGTGCTTCCGCGAGCAGCTTCCGAGTAGTGCACGGCGGCTTGGTTGGCGTCTGCCTGTGCGCGGTTGGCGGTCACGGCTGCGGCAAGCAGCCGCTCCCGCGCAGCGTAGAGCCGCGCTACGACGTCGCCGAGGGTCCCGGACATCAGAGCTTGGCTACGTAATCGTTCGCGTTCTGGACAGCAGCGCCAAACCGCCGGATCGCCAGCTCAACCTCACGTTCCAACGAGTCCAGCTTCGCCTTTGCCTTCTCGACCTCGTCATGGGCGCTGTCATGCATCGTGGCCCGCGCCAGGGCACCCGCTTCCGCAGCCTCGGCGAGCGCCTGTTCAAGGATCTGACACCCTTGCCGGACTGCTTCGTTGCCCAGCTCGACAGTGCGCTTCACATCGTCAACGCTCATCGACCACCGCTCCGTCGCCCTCCCGGCACCAGCCGAACCTATCGGACACCGGCACCGTCCAACAG is drawn from Micromonospora sp. Llam0 and contains these coding sequences:
- a CDS encoding IS1380 family transposase; its protein translation is MRIRQDAPVVRATFDDPNLVSCAGLVPVMRLAEQAGLHDAVADRVRLPTDKGANPAGKVATIVAGMLAGADSIDDLDIARHGGMRSLFGGVYAPSTLGSFLRTFTHGHVRQLQAAARDTLIGLTGRAPILTGADTLCFVDIDSMLRRVYGKQKQGIGFGHAKVGGYNVYLRGYNPLVATLSTPLSAPVIAATRLRSGNAGSARGAATMIAEAITTARACGASGEIMVRADSAFYAKTVISGCRRRGVRFSVTCRIDPKIRAACDGIAADQWVDITYPQAVWDEDAGRWISDAQIAETTYTAFAGTRHEATARLIVRRVRRDDPQQIPGQDELLPTYRYHAVFTDSPYTLVQAEAQHRQHAIIEHVNADLITGPLAHLPSGHFSANDAWLTCAAITHNLTRAAGHLAAGTWSTARPATIRTRIITVAARLAHRARTIHLHLPEYWPWQAAFDNLFTAVQPAPG
- a CDS encoding EcsC family protein, whose translation is MIGDSLTPAPPPQYRNVQPTFSGNRVGGSRLSTSIASRIAYSYGYDAKDPSEQAFIERLVHRSFMAQAAKVGPLRDTARAASALKGRVNWSAKLRADHRLVIALEKLLQHLGPAGARVPVQNVAKAVPVVGVLIGAGVNSTVLGGVAADAQRYCQTRFLCDKYGLPMPTALATYQTETDAL